ACTCGATCCGCGAGCTGATCGGCGAGATTCGCGCCCAGCGCCAGGGCGACGCCAATGAACTGTCCCGCAAGCGAGATCTGCGCAATATCCTTGCCTTCGGACTGGTGACCGCGGCCGGTGTCATGGCGATCTCCCTCAGCATCACGCAGTTCTTCGCCTTCCGGCTGCAAATTCGCCGGCGCGCGGCTTCCGAATCAATGTTGCAATTGCGCGGTCGAGAGACGGAGCTGGCCGCCGACATGGTCAATGCCCTGCAGGCCGCGGCCACCCGCGAAGAAACCCTGACGATCATCGCCGACTATTCGTCGCAAATCATGCCCGGCCCGACGGGCGCACTTTATACTTACGACAATAGCCTCGACCAACTGGTCTTATCGGCGGCGTGGGGTGGTGCAGCGCTTCAATCCGGGCTGATTCCGGCCTTCGCCCCGGACGAATGCTGGGCACTCCGGCGCGGCGAGGCCTATATGGCGGATTCAGGCCGTGTGAGCCTGAACTGTCACCATGTTCAAGGCTCGCCCCACCAGTATTTGTGCTTGCCCATCACGGCCCAGGGCGTCGTCTATGGCGTTCTGCATTTCGCATCCTCGGCCGCGACGCCCGAGCTCGCCTTCTCGGCGACCCTGGATACGGCGCGCGGCTTGGCCAATCGCCTGTCGCTGGCATTGGCGAATTTGGATCTGCGCGAGAAGCTGCGGTCCCTCTCGATCCGCGATCCGCTGACCGGACTCTTCAATCGGCGGGTCCTGGACGAGATTCTGGACCGCGAAGTGGCGCGGGCCGACCGTGTGCGCTCGAAGCTGGGCGTGGCGATGATCGACATCGACCATTTCAAGACCTTCAACGACCAGTTCGGTCACAAGGCCGGTGACGTCGTTCTCAAGGCCGTCTGCGACCAGATCGTGAAGCTGCTGCGACGCACCGACCTGGCCTGCCGCTATGGCGGCGAGGAGATCGTCCTGCTGCTGCCGGAGGTCGACCTGGAAAGCGGCATGCAGGTTTGCGAAAAACTGCGAAGCGCCGTTTCTGAAATTGCCTTGGGAGATTTAGTGACCGGTGCGGTCAATGTCACCATCTCGGTGGGCTTCAGTCTCTATCCCGATCTCTGCAGCGATAGGAGCGATCTGCTAGCCAGCGCGGACCGTGCCCTCTATTGGTCGAAGCACAATGGACGCAATCAAGTCACTTGCTGGGCTGCCGCCAGACCCAATCCGAGTCTGCCACCGGCCGCGCCCGTCCCCCGGATCACGACCGCGGCCTAGGTCGGAACGCCACCCTCCTCCTTGCGCTTGGCGACGAAGGCTTCGAGCGCTTCCGTGATCGCCGGGTCGAGCGGCGGCGGCTGGAATTCCGCCAGCGCCTGCTTCCAGATCGCGTTGGCCCGCTGCTCGGCCGTCTGCGCACCCGCGAGACGCCAGCTCTCGTAGTTGCGCCAGTCGGAGAGGATCGGCGAATAGAACGCGGTCTCGTAGCGCGCCATCGTATGGGCCGTGCCGAAGAAATGACCGCCCGGGCCGACATCGGTCATGGCCTCGAGGCCCAGCGTGTCGTCGGTGACCTCGAGCGGCTGCAGGAATTCGCCCATCATCTGCAGCATCTCCACGTCGAGGATGAACTTCTCGAACGAGGCGACCAGTCCGCCCTCCATCCATCCGGCGCCATGGAGCATCATATTGACGCCGCCCATCACGGCACCCCAGATCGACATCTCGGACTCGTAGGCGGCTTGCGCGTCCACGGCATTGGCGGCGCAGGCGTTCGAGGAGCGATAGGGGAATCCGTAGCGGCGCGCGAGCTGGCCGCCGGCCATCGCGGCGCGGGCATATTCCGGCGTGCCGAAGGCCGGCGCGCCGGACTTCATATCGACGTTCGAGGTGAAGCCGCCATACATGCAAGGCACGCCCGGCGCCACCAGCTGGATCATCGTGATCCCGGCCAGAGCCTCGGCATTCTGCTGCGCCAAGGCACCGGCGATGGTCACGGGCGCCATGGCGCCCGACAGGGTGAAAGGCGTGAGCACCACCGGCTGGCCGTGGCGCGCCATCTCCATCAGGCCCTGGAGCATCGGCCCGTCGAGGCGCAGCGGCGAATTCGAGTTCACGATCGAAAACAGGCTGGGCTCGCGCTTGAGTTGTTCCTTGCCGATGCCGCGCGCGATGCAGATCATCTCGACCGCATCGGAGATGCGATGCTTGCCCAGGGAATAGGGATGCCAGAGCTTGTCGGTGAGCGTGATCGCCGCCAGATGCGCATCGAGATGGCGGGTCGCCGGCGGACGATCGGCGGGTTCGACCGGATAGCCGCCGGTGAACTGCACGATGTTGTAGGTCTGCACCAGCTTCAGCAGCTCGCAATAGTCCTGGAAATTCCCGGGCCGGCGGCCGCGATCCATGTCGCTGACATTGGGCGCGCTGGCGACCGAGCCGAAATTCACATGGTTGCCGCCGAAGGTCAGGTTGTGCTCCGGATTGCGCGCGTGAAGCATCACCTCGCGCGGCACCTTGGCGATCGATTCCAGCACCAGCCCGCGGTCGAACCGCACGCGCTGCGAGCCGGATTCGATCTTGGCGCCGGCCGCCTTCAGGATCGAGAGCGCCTCCGCATCGAGGAACTCGATGCCGATCTCCTCGAGGATCTTGAGCGACGCCTCGTGGATCTTCTCGAGCTGCTCGGGACGCAGGACCTCGATCGGCTTGTAGACATTCCGGTAGTGGCGCCAGGGTAGTTGCTTGAGGCCGCCCACCACGCGACGTTCGCGGCGGCGTCCTTGCTGGTCACGCGACATGCTGTCTCCCGATCGAACCGCTCCCGCCGACGGGCGGGAATGCCCCGGTCATGGCGCGGGTGGGAAGCTAGGGGTCCCGCCCCGACGCCGTCAAGGCCGCCCCGCCCGAGTTTCGCGTGAATTCCCGGGCCGCTGCGACCCCATGGACGCAAACACCCGTTTCGCGTTAGGCAGACCGGCATGAAAACCCTGTCCTCCGCATCCAGCCCGCTTCCCATCGGCGACGCGCCCCTCGATATCGCGACGGTGCGCGAGGTCGCCCTGCATGACGTCCGGGTCGGGCTTGCGCCCGCGGCCGAACGACGAATGGCGATATCCCGGGCCGTGGTCGACCGCCACCTGACCGAGGGCCGGCCGGTCTATGGCCTGACGCGCGGCCTGGGGCCGCAGGCGACCAAGACGGTACCGGCGGAGGCCCTGGCCGAGTTCTCCCGGCTGACGGTGCTCGGCCGTGCCCAGTCCGTCGGGCCCCGCTTCTCGCGCGCCGCCACGCGGGCAACGCTGCTGATCCGCGCCACCAGCATGGCCGCCGGCGGTGCCGGCGTCAGGCCGGACCTGGCGGGGTTCCTGCTCGAGCTCCTCAACCGCAAGGTCCATCCCGTCATTCCCTCGATCGGTTCGATCGGCGCCTCGGATTTGTGCCAGCTGGCTCATATGGGACTGGTGGTCATCGGCGAGGGCGAGGCCGAATTCGAGGGCAAGGTGATGCCCGGGGCCGAGGCACTCAAGCGTGCCGGGCTGACGCCGGTGTCATTGGCGCCCAAGGAAGGGCTGGCCCTCTGCAGCGCCAATTCGGCGACGGCCGCGCGCGGTGCCCTGGCTCTCGCCTGGGCCCGCGACCTGGCGCTGCTCGGCGATCTCGCCGCCGCTTTGACGATGGAGGGCTTCCGCGCCAATCTCTCGCCCCTTGATCCGCGCGTTTCCGCCGCCCGTCCGCAGCCTGGCCAACCCGAATCCGCAGCAAGGTTCCTGCGTCTCCTCGCCGGCAGCGCGCTCCTGCAACCCGGGGCCGCGCGCCGGATCCAGGACCCGCTCTCCTTCCGCTGCGTCAGCCAGGTCCATGGTTCCTTCGCGATCGCATTGGATCATGCCGAACAGGCCCTGCTGCCCGAGCTCAACGGCGCTGGCGACAATCCGCTGGTGCTGCCCGACAGCGACACGATCCTGTCGAATGGCAATTTCCACACCCCGGCCCTGGCGCTGGCCTTCGATAGCGCCGCGATCGGGCTGGCGCAGACCGCCAATCTCGCCGTCAACCGCATCGGGCGGATGATGTCGAAGCGCCTGACCGATCTGCCGGACGTCCTGACGCGCGAGCCGCCGCCCTCGGTGGGGCTGGGGCCGCTCACCAAGACGACCGAGGCGCTCGCCGCCGAGATCCGCTTCGCCGCCAATCCCGTTGCCGCCGATCAGCGCCAGAGCGCCGAAGGCATCGAGGACGACACCACCAACGCGCCGCTGGCCGTGGCGAAGTTCGAGACCGCGCTCGAACGCTATGCGCTCCTCATCGCCTGCGAGCTGATCGTTGGCGCCCAGGCAGTCGATCTTGCCCAGCCGCCGGCCCTGGGCGCCGGCCCTCGGATCGCATATGAGGCAGTGCGGGCGCTGGTGTCGCCGCTGGCGCAGGACCGCCCCTATGGCGCCGCCATCGAGAGCCTGTGCGACCGC
The nucleotide sequence above comes from Hypericibacter terrae. Encoded proteins:
- a CDS encoding diguanylate cyclase; protein product: MAPQHHSLRVVMAFLFGILVLIAMAGLALALGIDVRRENRTIQALNLDADRAQAALLALVDAETGFRGFALTGDEAYLQPYFQGLERLSLIESASPLLFDSKLKATGSILRLADMIQHRILQFSWGIENVRRNGPLIGDRLQVVIRGEEQMDSIRELIGEIRAQRQGDANELSRKRDLRNILAFGLVTAAGVMAISLSITQFFAFRLQIRRRAASESMLQLRGRETELAADMVNALQAAATREETLTIIADYSSQIMPGPTGALYTYDNSLDQLVLSAAWGGAALQSGLIPAFAPDECWALRRGEAYMADSGRVSLNCHHVQGSPHQYLCLPITAQGVVYGVLHFASSAATPELAFSATLDTARGLANRLSLALANLDLREKLRSLSIRDPLTGLFNRRVLDEILDREVARADRVRSKLGVAMIDIDHFKTFNDQFGHKAGDVVLKAVCDQIVKLLRRTDLACRYGGEEIVLLLPEVDLESGMQVCEKLRSAVSEIALGDLVTGAVNVTISVGFSLYPDLCSDRSDLLASADRALYWSKHNGRNQVTCWAAARPNPSLPPAAPVPRITTAA
- a CDS encoding trimethylamine methyltransferase family protein, yielding MSRDQQGRRRERRVVGGLKQLPWRHYRNVYKPIEVLRPEQLEKIHEASLKILEEIGIEFLDAEALSILKAAGAKIESGSQRVRFDRGLVLESIAKVPREVMLHARNPEHNLTFGGNHVNFGSVASAPNVSDMDRGRRPGNFQDYCELLKLVQTYNIVQFTGGYPVEPADRPPATRHLDAHLAAITLTDKLWHPYSLGKHRISDAVEMICIARGIGKEQLKREPSLFSIVNSNSPLRLDGPMLQGLMEMARHGQPVVLTPFTLSGAMAPVTIAGALAQQNAEALAGITMIQLVAPGVPCMYGGFTSNVDMKSGAPAFGTPEYARAAMAGGQLARRYGFPYRSSNACAANAVDAQAAYESEMSIWGAVMGGVNMMLHGAGWMEGGLVASFEKFILDVEMLQMMGEFLQPLEVTDDTLGLEAMTDVGPGGHFFGTAHTMARYETAFYSPILSDWRNYESWRLAGAQTAEQRANAIWKQALAEFQPPPLDPAITEALEAFVAKRKEEGGVPT
- a CDS encoding HAL/PAL/TAL family ammonia-lyase; the encoded protein is MKTLSSASSPLPIGDAPLDIATVREVALHDVRVGLAPAAERRMAISRAVVDRHLTEGRPVYGLTRGLGPQATKTVPAEALAEFSRLTVLGRAQSVGPRFSRAATRATLLIRATSMAAGGAGVRPDLAGFLLELLNRKVHPVIPSIGSIGASDLCQLAHMGLVVIGEGEAEFEGKVMPGAEALKRAGLTPVSLAPKEGLALCSANSATAARGALALAWARDLALLGDLAAALTMEGFRANLSPLDPRVSAARPQPGQPESAARFLRLLAGSALLQPGAARRIQDPLSFRCVSQVHGSFAIALDHAEQALLPELNGAGDNPLVLPDSDTILSNGNFHTPALALAFDSAAIGLAQTANLAVNRIGRMMSKRLTDLPDVLTREPPPSVGLGPLTKTTEALAAEIRFAANPVAADQRQSAEGIEDDTTNAPLAVAKFETALERYALLIACELIVGAQAVDLAQPPALGAGPRIAYEAVRALVSPLAQDRPYGAAIESLCDRLLHSEEFARKVTASIG